agggtgtaacACCAATGTAGCCATGATTGCGCAAGGTGTTTTATGTGATCCTTCTTCAATGACTAGCACATACAATGTATTTAGGGAGGTTGGGGTTAACATACTGCAGTAAAaactgttctccagaatggctcATTCATGACATCATCACATTTACACAAAAGTATGTACTACATACAGGCGTTTTAAATATGTAGCCCAACTAGCAACAACAAAATCTTACGGTAACACTTTAAATATCTTATATTCATATTATAattgcatgccttatacatgtgatcaacataatTTGTTACACAGAAACATGAATTTAATACAGGTCTGGTCAGGTTCTCTACTCTACTCACCTTGTCCTTCACAAAGAGTTTAAGACCCAATTTCTCAAGTCCCTGATGTAAATAGAGAGCCATTTCCTGATGGTGCTTCCAATTGTTCTCCAGGCCCTGGGGTCGGTGCAGTAAAAAACAAGCAGTCACTGACAGCAAAGAACCACAAGAGGGCAGTGCTGACAAATAAACCCACAGCATCTGTGTGTTTTctatggagtttttttttctgtttaattagttttttttatattaaaagtgTGCAATATAACAAAATTAGGATTGCATTTTCACAAAGAAAACCCTAATTTGCATTTTAATTCCCTCAACCCCTTGACAGCATTTACATTAAGTgttaccattttaaaaatgaaaaccttttttGGAAATTATGGAAGAAAATCTAAACACAAGTCAATAATTTAGATGTGTTGCTACTGTACCCCACAATATGAATGTTCATATTCATTTCTAAAATGATTTCTTCTTCTGCAGACTTCAATAAGCAGACCATCCGTTACAAAAGTTTGCcagagtaaaagcacagcaaagtgtaataaagcacagtgaaagcatggtaaagcacaggtaagcattgtgaatGATAGAAaggtgtggtaaaacatattaataaaccagggtaaactggggtaaatgcatagtacaactatgggaaaaaactgcaaaaatactgtggtaaactttcataatcGCTACAGCCTGATTTAAAATGTTGTGCCATTGTCATTGAAAGCATTTCCTTAAACCAGGCCTTGAGGGGTGAGTTAGCTGAGCCAATCAGCATCCCCACCTGCTCTGCTAGAATGGCGAGGCTCTCCCTGAGGGCAAAGAATCCAGAGACAGGCCCAGTGTGGTGGTACCTGCAGGACAACAAGAAACTGAGCCACAGACAGGCAGCTTTGCATGGTGCAGTAATATGTCACCATAAGGGTATGTATATACAGTGGTGGGCATGAAATAGGATCATTTGGCATTATTAACAATCTTTACCATCAAAACTCTTAAACTGCTACATTTTATTCTTTCCAAGTACCTCATatacaaaagtattttttcccACTACCAATGTATGTGACAGTATTTTGTAGCAATGCTAAGTTAGCAGTGCAGATACAAATGCATAAGAGTTTGCATTGTCTACATCTCTGCAAAGAGAcagctatgaaataaataaagagtTCAAATCTTACACGCGGGGTTTTCCATCACAGCCCCAGTAATTGGCCAGCCAGCCCATGTCCAGGTAAAATGAAACGGGCTTCGTTTTTCGACTAAAGATCTTCTGTCTGGAGAGGAGATAAGAGCATAAGATGTTTttcaaccagaaaaaaaaagccaacagaCCGAGAAAGTGCTTTTAatttaaattcctttttttatGCCACCCCCTTCACCCTTTTCTGTAAATAAACTAACCTAGTAAAGtcttgaattaattaattaatctgcAAATGTGTTAGTTGTTTAAtggagtgactctgcagcagcagttgtgatgcatcgttcacccccctagtctctgtaagttgctttggatagaAGCACCTGCTAAGTTACTCATTAATAATATATGCAAAAAACATGCCTCCCCAAAACCCTTTGAATCACTGGTACTCTGAAATATAGGTTACCTGTACAGCAAAGTTCATAAATACTACGCACAATTGTAAAGAAATATGTCTATAGCAATCAATGCATCTTGATGTTGCTTTGCTGGGCATTCTGTTAAACTCAAAGTGTGATAACGGCATTCTAAGAGACCCTCCCTGACCATCCTTACTTTGCCCTCTCGCTGAAGGAGATGGGAGCTGTTCCGGGGGGAGCGTTAAGGACCTTCTGAGATCCAGAGTACAGAATGTCAATCTCTTCAGGGGTGGGAAAGAGagagtcagttaaaaaaaaaaaaaaaaaaactgtaaacaattaaaatgtataaCATAGTATGTGATAAAAATGTAACAATACcggtaattaaaataaaatgaatgtacatgtgtgtgtgtgtgtgtgtgtgtgtgtgtgtgtgtgtgtgtttgtgtgtgtgtgtgtgtctgtgtacacAATGGGCTTCTGTTCCTCTTTCCGTTTCCACTACATgtgcacacaaacacagcaatgAGCAGGTGCATAGGCAGTGAAGCTGGCATACCTTGTTTGTCCATGTATATGGGGGCTCCACCCAGAGAAGCCACAGAATCTACTAGAAGTAAACAGTTATACCTGGGAGAGAAAAGAAGAAACTAAAGCCAGGCCTCACCTGAGCCAGGGGATCAAGCAACACAGACTCTTTATCCTTAGATTTAAACCCAAGGCAAGCCATCAGCCCAACTCTGATCACTGGGTCAGCCTCCCTGTCACCAACCCTCACCACTACGCCACTGGCTGTTTCCCAATACATCTGCTATAACTCTAGGCTAGGCCATACTGCCTGTGTCCTCAGCCCTAGTCTGCACTACGGCACACCCCCTCCCAGTTATCATATATAATTTCTTATTTCAGGTTTACTATGCTAGACATTTTTGGGGTCCCAGTAGTTTTTGGAAATCTGATGTTTGATTCATCATGCAGGATTAGTTACCTGGAGCAGGTGCTACCTGAGTAAACAATTAGTGGAGGGGGCACATTCATTCAGAAACGGCTTTTTCATCCAAGCCAACTCACTTGTGACACAGGGCTCCTAGTCCATCCAGGGGATGTGCTATTCCAGTCGAAGACTCTCCATGCGTGATGAAGAACAGCACTGGCTTGTGTTTTGACAAGGCCTGGAGCAAGAAGAGTAAGCAATGAGCAGTTACACTGTCAGTACACAGGATGTTAATCACGGACATGTCATATATTTAATCTCTGTAAGGTGTGTTTAGATATTCATTCGTGATTCTGTAAAATTAACAGTTTTTACTCTGCATGAATGAACATGCCTCCTAGTAGCTACCTTCTTATTACGTtgcagttttttttcaaaaagagttGATATTGAGGGACCAATTCATAAAACTTTAGAGTGCTTTAACAAGATCCTCATTGAAACATGAGAATTAACTTCTAACCTTCTCTAAAACAGTTGATAAAAAGGTTACATGaaatgcaaacttgatttaataaCTAGAATGTGgtttaaaaagacacatttaaCACTGACTGAATGTATAAATACAGGCAAAATGTAGACAAAGTAAAATACAACTTCACCTGTTCAATTTCTTGTAGGGTGAAACATTCGCCAGGTAGTTTGACTAGTCTTTTAGCATCTGCACCTGTGGAATCCAGATAAACAAGGTTCTTCAGATgcacacagtgttttctttctttctcagggCAGTTCAATGACTGGGTCAGATGagtgtttatttctattttataatATATGTGCTTTTGCTAAATACAGTTACTGAACACTTTAAACTGGTAAATGATTCACATAGCAAGGATAAACACAATGAGGGGCAATGTCCCTTTTACAGATTTCCATATTATTAAGTGCAGTGAGGCTACAATAACACCAGCCTTGACAACAGTAAGTACCCTGTGTGGTGAGCACAGGGGCTCAGCACTTATGACTATGATGCTGGAAAGACAACGGAGAGTTCTACCATAAGTTATAGTCATTTTCTGAATTCATATTTAATAGACTAGCATCTGTTACTGGTTTGGAGGACTGATTTTGAGAGGTTAAAACAGGGTGGGGGGTGTCAGAACTAAGCTGTTGGTCATGTGCAGTGCGGGTATTTAGCTGGAATTTGGTTGACGGTGAAACTACTGAAGGTATGGCAGGACTGCAAAGCAGTGTACCCATTCTCTCGGAGATGTCTGCTGCCCTCTCTCCCCAGATGCCATTGACTCCGATCAGGACGGTTTCCCCGCGCTCCACCGCGTTATACAGTGCTGCCTCCATGGCAGCGTGGCCAGATCCGCTGATCGCCATTGTCAGCTCGTTCTTTGTCTGGAAGGCATACTGGATTCCCTTTTTAATGTCGTCCATtatctacaagaaaaaaaaaaacagtgtatacAGTCAGCTACTAGAGATCAGACACAAACGAGTGTGCAGTACAATATAGAGACAGATTGTGACATCACTCGCTCTAATGTGCGTTTCCATTTCAAAGACATCGCTCAACCTACACTGAAGTGTGCCCAGTGGATTGCATGGAAATCGTGCACAAAAAGCAAGTACTTCACATCTATTCTATTCAATAGATAAGCTATTTAATATAAACAACACTCTGGTGAAAAGCAAACAGAAGTGACTATCATaccatatatatattgtggtgaaCCTCGGGCGCtcgtatcaggcttatgtcttcatgttttaGATTGCgttacctaccagccctgacccctaacCCTATGCACACTacacaataacacaaataataagaataaatatcatattttaaaaaagaaaacataaaaatagTTTTACGGAAAATTGTCTAGCGTCTCCAGTCACCTGAATGTAGCTGCATGTTTGAAGCTGGGTGAAGGTTAAAGGAGGTGTCTGATTGAAGTGTTAGCCATCAGTCAGTCCTTCAAGTCTAACCCCTCCCTTTTACATGAACTCTAACCACCATACTGCCTTCCTCCCCGTTCTTCAGCATCGATCACTAGCTACATGATCTTCTTTCCAGTCCCTCCTCTTGCTTTCACATGCTCAGTTCCACCCATAAGGACACACTGTCTTATTCCTAGGGCCTCACCTGTAACCACTAAAACACACTACCTCCTTCCAGGTTCCTTAGATAACCTCTATaaaacactgcctccctctcagcCCATTTCCTCTGATAAGCAGGTCACTAGACCACTGTAATCACTGGACGACTTCCTTCCTCATCAAGACATTTTCAGAACTTGTAGAATAAAAACTTTCTTGCTTTAAGTTTCAGACATTTGTTTGTCATTTTAACCCTGAAAGCCATCGCATTACATAAGAACATTCTGCCAatctaagcttgtccggttcctagtagctgattgatctcagaactgtcAAGTTagctcttaaaggatccaagtgattgcCTCAATAACATGTCTAGTTAGCCCATTCCTTACCCTCAcccctctgtgtgaagaagtgcc
The DNA window shown above is from Acipenser ruthenus chromosome 17, fAciRut3.2 maternal haplotype, whole genome shotgun sequence and carries:
- the LOC117423424 gene encoding alanine--glyoxylate aminotransferase-like, with translation MQRALICRGALFAQQVALESSLTTRISSVLVPRSYRAMSSLTVPAPASLLLPLKVPYRLMLGPGPSNVPPRILSAGGRPIIGHMHKEMFEIMDDIKKGIQYAFQTKNELTMAISGSGHAAMEAALYNAVERGETVLIGVNGIWGERAADISERMGADAKRLVKLPGECFTLQEIEQALSKHKPVLFFITHGESSTGIAHPLDGLGALCHKYNCLLLVDSVASLGGAPIYMDKQEIDILYSGSQKVLNAPPGTAPISFSERAKQKIFSRKTKPVSFYLDMGWLANYWGCDGKPRVYHHTGPVSGFFALRESLAILAEQGLENNWKHHQEMALYLHQGLEKLGLKLFVKDKNLRLPTVTTIAVPEGYDWRDITAYIMKNYSMEITGGLGPSVGMVLRVGLMGYNCTKANADLVLQALGDALQHCQKSKV